The following coding sequences lie in one Synechococcus sp. PCC 7336 genomic window:
- the cobJ gene encoding precorrin-3B C(17)-methyltransferase encodes MSISNFRADVRRPAARPIAILAPTPTACAIAQQLQAGLAEAVVWTKASSESESAELERVRTYTGSLAAVVQQVWQEAEALVFVLATGAVVRLIAPYLADKSTDPAVVVVDEGAKFAISLSGGHGAGGDRLTREVAALLEATPVISSASEVHQLPALDTLGKSFGWQRGAGDWLGVASAAVRAAAGAGAIAVRQTCGWTMWQQQLPDRHPLVWEVSELSDEIPIRATLWISDRRPPADLPQPYACWHPRTLWLGVGCERGTAAATIERAIADRLAELGLARAAVAGLASIALKADEAGLLAVARQYQWPLRWFEAAELARATVPNPSPVVERAVGTPSVAEAAALLAAESDRLVAPKQVLRVPDAGACTVAIARAECEYSPRLGQLRLVGIGPGSLDCLTPAARQAIVRADAVVGYQLYLDLVSPLLRPQQIVCASPITQEVQRADGAIALARRGLSVAVLSSGDCGIYGMAGLVLERLAQTGWDGRSPQVEVVPGITALQAAAARVGAPLMHDFCAISLSDLLTPWPVIERRLEAAAAADFVVALYNPRSQTRTRGIATARDIFLRHRSPATPVAIVRAAYRSDESIQITTLTDFDVAVVDMLSTVLIGNSNTFVCEGYAITPRGYLRAYSSMTSPLTHPDADRCS; translated from the coding sequence ATGAGTATCTCGAATTTCCGGGCGGATGTCCGTCGGCCTGCTGCCAGACCCATTGCTATCCTCGCTCCCACCCCCACTGCCTGCGCGATCGCCCAGCAATTGCAAGCTGGATTGGCAGAGGCTGTGGTGTGGACTAAAGCCAGCTCCGAGAGCGAGTCGGCAGAGCTTGAGAGGGTTCGCACATATACTGGATCGCTCGCAGCAGTCGTACAGCAGGTCTGGCAAGAAGCAGAGGCGCTAGTGTTCGTGCTGGCGACTGGGGCAGTCGTTCGTTTGATTGCTCCCTACCTAGCCGATAAAAGTACCGATCCGGCAGTAGTGGTGGTAGACGAGGGGGCGAAGTTTGCCATTTCGCTGTCTGGCGGTCACGGGGCTGGAGGCGATCGCCTCACCCGCGAGGTGGCAGCATTGTTAGAGGCCACGCCCGTTATTTCCTCGGCCTCCGAAGTGCATCAGTTGCCGGCCCTCGATACGTTGGGAAAGTCCTTTGGCTGGCAGCGGGGAGCAGGGGATTGGCTGGGGGTGGCAAGTGCAGCGGTGCGAGCGGCAGCAGGGGCAGGGGCGATCGCCGTGCGGCAAACCTGCGGCTGGACAATGTGGCAGCAGCAATTGCCCGATCGCCATCCGTTGGTTTGGGAGGTGTCCGAACTGAGCGACGAGATTCCGATCCGAGCCACCCTTTGGATCTCCGATCGCCGTCCCCCTGCAGACTTGCCGCAGCCCTATGCCTGTTGGCATCCTCGGACGTTGTGGCTGGGGGTAGGCTGCGAGCGGGGGACTGCTGCGGCCACGATCGAGCGGGCGATCGCCGATCGCCTTGCGGAACTGGGGTTGGCTCGCGCAGCGGTGGCGGGACTGGCCTCGATTGCTCTGAAGGCGGATGAAGCGGGTTTATTGGCTGTTGCTCGCCAATATCAGTGGCCCCTGCGCTGGTTTGAGGCTGCCGAGCTGGCCCGAGCTACCGTACCCAATCCCTCCCCTGTTGTGGAGCGGGCGGTGGGAACGCCCTCGGTGGCAGAAGCAGCGGCGTTGCTGGCGGCCGAGAGCGATCGCCTAGTGGCCCCCAAACAGGTGTTGCGGGTTCCCGATGCGGGAGCTTGCACGGTGGCGATCGCTCGGGCCGAGTGCGAATATTCGCCGCGATTGGGTCAGTTACGGCTAGTGGGGATTGGTCCTGGATCGCTCGATTGCTTGACCCCTGCAGCTCGTCAGGCGATCGTGCGGGCCGATGCTGTGGTGGGCTACCAACTGTATCTCGATCTCGTTTCCCCCCTGCTGCGCCCCCAACAGATTGTCTGTGCCAGTCCGATAACGCAGGAGGTGCAGCGGGCCGATGGCGCGATCGCTTTGGCTCGACGGGGCCTGTCAGTTGCCGTGCTCTCGTCAGGAGATTGCGGCATTTACGGCATGGCGGGTTTAGTGCTGGAGCGCTTGGCCCAAACGGGTTGGGACGGTCGCTCGCCCCAGGTGGAAGTTGTCCCTGGCATTACTGCCCTGCAGGCGGCGGCGGCTCGCGTTGGCGCTCCCTTGATGCACGACTTTTGTGCCATTTCGCTGTCAGATTTGCTCACCCCCTGGCCGGTTATCGAACGGCGTCTAGAAGCGGCGGCGGCGGCAGATTTTGTTGTGGCCCTCTACAATCCGCGATCGCAAACCCGCACCCGAGGAATTGCCACCGCCCGCGATATTTTTCTACGCCATCGCTCTCCCGCGACCCCGGTAGCGATTGTCCGGGCTGCCTATCGGTCTGACGAATCCATTCAAATCACGACACTAACGGATTTCGATGTCGCTGTTGTCGATATGCTGTCAACCGTTCTCATCGGCAACAGCAACACGTTTGTTTGCGAGGGATATGCGATTACGCCCAGAGGATATCTCCGCGCTTATTCCAGCATGACTTCACCGTTGACACACCCAGATGCCGATAGATGTTCTTGA
- a CDS encoding glycerol-3-phosphate acyltransferase, which yields MTFSPVWAALMLCTVCPLLGGLPAIAWIVRGLGGKQLSDLGTGNISVSAAFYHGGTGLGLLAVLSEAVKGIGAVLLARFLLPDLPAWEAIALIALVLGRYVATRGAGTTNVVWGYIVHDWIAALLIFGVAGISFGFVRRRHLVRWGVLGLLPVVEALRHPQSPARVAAVIGLSLAIAWIYRQIPDDLALSPVRGNSSSRKMFRYLRGRDVIGSLDNRPSVERMGQKAATLAQLKQWGYPIPSGWILPSGASAGSLLSHMQAAEDSPWSHTWVVRSSALGEDRIDASAAGQYRSVSNVANPTDLEQAILQCRASYHRAGATQYRRDRKLSDRGGMALLVQRQVQGVYAGVAFSRDPIGQGDGVLVEALAGGAEQVVSGRVTPEQYRIEVQDRALEELSPIEVTEVEPDLKLDGSVPLSLVQRVADLARHLELRYHGIPQDIEWSFDGRKLWLLQARPITTLTPIWTRKIAAEVIPGAIRPLTWSLNRPLTCGVWGKIFTIVLGQRTQGLDFGETATLHYSQAYFNATLLGQIFRRMGLPAESLEFLTRGAKFGKPPLSSTLRNLPGLGRLLGREWSLMQDFERDNAQQFDPISTQLKRRSPAQLSSLELLERIEVLLAQLERATYYSILAPLSFALRQTLLKVPDTVLDQNQLPEVASLRAIQNLAQSARQRWPHLAALSVEDEDPSEPSALFDAIGQDPDGQKLLAELDRIVDRYGYLSEVGTDIAVPTWREDPQPVQALFTQFFLHPPQAGSPASTSASTSSPVPSDTDRQRSGWRRNLVQQRLSLKGRVATVYLKLLAELRWSSVALEALAIERGLLSQPGDLFFLTYEELRRWMTEPAQASAQEMQCLVTERRAQFERDRAKTSIPFIIYGNNPPSDFIPSVNPSRGSGIWQGIGASVGQVQGQVKVFRTLQTATPIPPNTIVVVPYTDAGWAPILARAAGLVAEVGGRLSHGAIVAREYNIPAVMDIAHATQLFEDGQTIRIDGRTGTVELLE from the coding sequence ATGACTTTTTCGCCAGTCTGGGCTGCGCTGATGCTTTGTACAGTTTGTCCTTTGCTCGGAGGACTGCCCGCGATCGCCTGGATTGTGCGGGGATTGGGGGGCAAGCAGTTATCCGATCTGGGTACTGGCAATATCAGCGTCTCCGCAGCTTTTTACCACGGTGGGACTGGGCTAGGGCTATTAGCGGTGCTCTCCGAGGCTGTAAAAGGAATTGGGGCAGTGCTCTTGGCTCGTTTCCTGTTGCCCGACCTGCCCGCTTGGGAAGCGATCGCTCTGATTGCCCTGGTACTGGGTCGCTATGTCGCAACCCGAGGCGCAGGTACGACCAATGTGGTTTGGGGATATATCGTCCACGATTGGATCGCGGCCCTGCTTATTTTTGGGGTTGCCGGTATCAGCTTTGGATTCGTGCGACGACGACACCTAGTCCGCTGGGGAGTGTTAGGTCTATTGCCAGTGGTGGAAGCCTTACGCCATCCCCAGAGTCCGGCTAGGGTTGCTGCAGTCATTGGCCTCAGTCTCGCGATCGCTTGGATCTATCGTCAAATCCCCGACGATCTAGCTCTGTCCCCAGTCCGAGGCAACTCGAGCTCCCGCAAGATGTTCCGCTATCTGAGAGGTCGCGATGTGATTGGGTCTCTAGACAATCGTCCCAGCGTCGAGCGCATGGGCCAAAAAGCAGCCACTCTGGCCCAGTTGAAACAATGGGGCTACCCTATTCCTTCCGGCTGGATTTTGCCGAGCGGGGCTAGTGCTGGATCGCTTTTGAGCCACATGCAAGCCGCTGAAGACTCTCCTTGGAGCCACACATGGGTGGTGCGTTCTTCAGCCCTGGGGGAGGATCGAATCGATGCTTCCGCTGCGGGGCAATACCGATCCGTCTCGAATGTTGCCAACCCAACCGACCTAGAGCAGGCAATTCTTCAATGTCGGGCTTCTTATCATCGGGCCGGGGCCACACAATATCGCCGCGATCGCAAGCTGAGCGATCGGGGAGGCATGGCCTTGTTGGTGCAGCGGCAAGTGCAAGGGGTTTATGCCGGGGTTGCCTTTAGCCGCGATCCGATCGGTCAGGGTGATGGCGTTTTGGTTGAAGCCTTAGCGGGGGGTGCAGAGCAAGTGGTGTCGGGCCGAGTCACCCCGGAACAATACCGGATCGAAGTGCAAGATCGAGCCCTAGAAGAATTAAGTCCGATAGAGGTGACCGAAGTTGAGCCAGATTTAAAGCTAGATGGCTCCGTCCCCCTGTCGTTGGTGCAACGGGTGGCTGACTTGGCGCGGCATTTGGAGCTGCGTTACCACGGCATTCCTCAGGATATCGAGTGGAGTTTCGATGGCCGCAAACTTTGGCTGTTGCAAGCTCGTCCCATCACCACCCTGACGCCGATTTGGACCCGTAAAATAGCGGCGGAAGTGATTCCGGGGGCAATTCGTCCCCTGACCTGGTCGCTCAATCGGCCCTTGACCTGTGGGGTCTGGGGGAAGATTTTTACGATCGTTCTGGGTCAACGGACCCAAGGCTTAGACTTTGGCGAAACGGCTACCTTGCACTATTCCCAGGCTTATTTCAATGCAACCCTGCTAGGGCAAATTTTTCGACGCATGGGGTTGCCTGCCGAAAGCTTGGAGTTTCTCACCCGTGGGGCTAAGTTCGGCAAACCTCCACTGTCGAGCACTCTGAGAAATTTACCCGGACTGGGGCGGTTGCTGGGTCGAGAGTGGAGCTTAATGCAAGATTTCGAGCGGGACAATGCGCAACAGTTCGATCCCATCTCGACCCAACTCAAGCGGCGATCGCCAGCTCAACTCTCCAGCCTCGAACTCCTAGAGCGGATTGAAGTACTCCTGGCTCAGCTCGAACGAGCCACCTACTACAGCATCCTCGCCCCCTTGAGTTTTGCCTTGCGGCAGACCCTACTCAAAGTCCCCGATACCGTTCTGGACCAAAACCAACTGCCAGAAGTGGCTTCTTTGCGAGCGATCCAAAACTTAGCGCAATCGGCTCGCCAGCGCTGGCCCCACCTCGCAGCTCTGTCCGTGGAGGACGAAGACCCTTCAGAGCCCTCAGCCCTGTTTGATGCCATAGGCCAAGATCCCGATGGCCAGAAGCTGCTGGCCGAACTGGATCGAATTGTCGATCGTTATGGTTATCTCAGCGAAGTGGGTACCGATATTGCCGTTCCCACTTGGCGCGAAGATCCCCAGCCCGTGCAGGCGCTCTTTACCCAGTTCTTTTTACATCCGCCACAAGCAGGTTCTCCTGCCTCAACCTCTGCGTCCACCTCCAGTCCAGTGCCGAGCGATACAGATAGGCAGCGATCCGGCTGGCGACGAAATCTAGTACAGCAACGCCTGAGCTTGAAAGGTCGCGTGGCCACGGTTTATTTAAAGTTGTTGGCAGAGTTGCGTTGGAGCTCGGTAGCCCTAGAAGCCCTCGCGATCGAGCGGGGCTTATTAAGTCAACCTGGAGATTTGTTCTTTCTGACCTATGAGGAACTGCGTCGCTGGATGACTGAACCGGCGCAAGCCTCGGCGCAGGAGATGCAATGCTTAGTGACCGAGCGACGAGCCCAATTCGAGCGAGACCGAGCTAAGACTTCAATTCCATTCATTATCTATGGCAACAATCCTCCCTCCGACTTCATTCCTAGTGTCAATCCCAGTCGTGGTTCGGGAATTTGGCAAGGCATTGGGGCCAGTGTGGGTCAGGTGCAAGGCCAGGTCAAAGTGTTTCGCACCCTCCAAACTGCCACCCCAATTCCCCCCAATACGATTGTGGTGGTGCCTTATACCGATGCGGGCTGGGCACCGATTTTGGCTCGGGCAGCAGGTTTAGTGGCGGAAGTGGGGGGACGGCTATCCCACGGCGCGATCGTGGCTCGCGAATACAACATTCCGGCGGTGATGGATATTGCCCATGCCACTCAACTGTTCGAAGATGGCCAAACCATTCGGATTGATGGCCGCACTGGCACTGTAGAACTGTTGGAGTAA
- the psb34 gene encoding photosystem II assembly protein Psb34, which translates to MYRVDETGVTNNYADMPAAYVATYPTKAEQQTYALQGAVAILLVTTLLLTAFGVS; encoded by the coding sequence ATGTATCGTGTCGATGAAACCGGTGTCACCAACAACTATGCCGATATGCCTGCAGCATACGTTGCCACCTATCCGACCAAAGCCGAACAACAGACCTATGCCCTGCAAGGTGCTGTCGCTATCTTGCTAGTCACTACTTTGTTGCTCACCGCGTTTGGCGTTAGCTAG
- a CDS encoding chlorophyll a/b-binding protein, which yields MNITQAVRERQQREANLGLSRPKLGFTDYAEKFNGRLAMLGFVIGLATEFLTGQGILSQLGLF from the coding sequence ATGAATATTACTCAAGCCGTCCGAGAACGCCAGCAACGAGAGGCCAATTTAGGTCTCTCTCGACCCAAACTTGGTTTCACCGACTATGCCGAGAAATTCAACGGTCGGTTAGCCATGTTAGGGTTCGTCATCGGTCTTGCAACAGAATTCCTGACTGGCCAGGGTATCTTGTCTCAACTCGGATTGTTCTAA
- a CDS encoding ferrochelatase: MTGIAKVAVLLCGYGEVENYEEFADYNERALRLLASKFIKFPEFSIPWLAKALEFTDRREWSQQSHYHSPHNEIFEAQRTGLEQVLQERYGDRVAVFKAFNFCEPFLPHQVLQQIREQGYDRLLIYPLLVVDSVYTSGLALQQINEALGSDHDWIEDLRYLPSFFDRPEYHQCMAERIEARLEDLQGNYARSQIGIILLNHGCPLDSKGFESGIRESEALYSSIRDRLIHRYPLVSIGWMNHDTPGKWTIPDMEQAATNLLTTGAKALVFAPIGFATENHETMLDVGYAIKKFQSRAECLHLDCLNDDPAFLQVAADWIDPLAAELLGVERAAQTAATPSLASKPPTPNRNLDLHKLLSGNGHHHHHHHANGHSHSSGKHHHHHH; encoded by the coding sequence ATGACAGGTATTGCAAAGGTAGCCGTTCTACTGTGTGGATACGGCGAAGTTGAAAATTACGAGGAGTTTGCGGACTACAACGAGCGGGCACTGCGCTTACTCGCGTCTAAATTCATTAAATTTCCCGAGTTTTCCATCCCCTGGCTGGCGAAAGCATTGGAATTTACCGATCGCCGCGAGTGGAGTCAACAAAGCCACTATCACTCTCCCCACAACGAAATTTTCGAAGCCCAGCGAACTGGGCTAGAACAAGTGCTGCAGGAGCGATACGGCGATCGCGTGGCAGTGTTCAAAGCCTTTAACTTTTGCGAGCCCTTCCTGCCCCATCAAGTGCTGCAGCAGATTCGCGAGCAAGGATACGATCGCCTGCTAATTTATCCCCTACTGGTGGTGGATTCGGTCTACACCAGCGGCTTGGCCCTGCAGCAAATCAACGAAGCCTTGGGCAGCGACCACGACTGGATTGAAGACCTGCGTTACTTGCCCAGCTTTTTCGATCGCCCCGAATACCACCAGTGCATGGCCGAGCGCATTGAAGCGCGTCTCGAAGATCTGCAGGGAAACTATGCCCGCTCCCAAATCGGCATCATCTTGCTCAACCACGGCTGTCCGCTAGATTCCAAAGGGTTCGAAAGTGGCATTCGCGAAAGTGAAGCGCTGTACAGCAGCATTCGCGATCGCCTCATCCACCGCTATCCGCTCGTGTCCATCGGCTGGATGAATCACGATACCCCCGGCAAGTGGACTATCCCCGATATGGAACAAGCCGCCACCAATCTCTTAACCACTGGAGCAAAAGCGCTCGTGTTTGCCCCCATCGGTTTTGCCACCGAGAACCACGAGACAATGCTGGATGTGGGTTATGCCATCAAAAAGTTTCAGTCTCGGGCTGAATGTCTCCATCTCGATTGTTTGAATGACGATCCGGCGTTTTTGCAGGTGGCAGCCGATTGGATCGATCCGCTGGCCGCCGAGCTACTGGGAGTGGAACGGGCTGCTCAAACCGCCGCAACCCCGTCGCTTGCCAGCAAGCCCCCGACGCCCAATCGCAATCTCGATCTCCATAAACTGCTTTCGGGCAACGGCCACCATCACCACCATCACCATGCCAACGGTCACTCTCACAGTTCTGGGAAGCACCACCATCACCATCATTAA
- a CDS encoding DUF4079 domain-containing protein: protein MLDLPSFMWLWQIAAWSMGLTIALVLCLAVLGWTMRRQRLQYQVAPATGSQLRRLQSLRRLHYRLGILLGLTVLELLAIGLIGTLGHYGRLGQSQHLPAGLAVVSLTVLSVWSGPKIHPLRPWARSVHLAANGSLVLALSWVSWTGWIAVQKYLP, encoded by the coding sequence ATGCTGGACTTACCTTCTTTTATGTGGTTGTGGCAGATTGCCGCTTGGTCCATGGGTCTGACAATTGCGCTCGTGCTTTGTTTGGCCGTTCTGGGTTGGACGATGCGTCGCCAACGCCTGCAATACCAAGTCGCCCCAGCCACAGGATCTCAATTGCGGAGGCTCCAGAGTCTGCGTCGCCTGCACTACCGTCTGGGCATTCTGCTGGGGCTGACCGTTTTAGAACTACTGGCGATCGGGCTTATTGGCACCCTGGGACACTATGGCAGGCTCGGCCAATCCCAACACCTACCGGCTGGCCTCGCGGTCGTCAGTCTGACAGTGCTATCCGTTTGGTCTGGCCCCAAAATTCATCCCCTCCGACCCTGGGCGCGATCGGTGCATCTCGCGGCGAATGGCTCGCTCGTGCTGGCCTTAAGCTGGGTCTCCTGGACGGGCTGGATTGCAGTTCAAAAGTATTTACCCTAG
- a CDS encoding tellurite resistance TerB family protein, with amino-acid sequence MAASALVAWSDGTIAPRELSIKDFCLENLSKLNIFEPHEASDIFLRYVRSLQDNPTSGKAEVLEAIDKLPDNKRDSDLLISICIGVGNCDCDLSQEEVDAIVEVGQQLGASTGDILAKLEQVKPKLDATLDPLTGLPRD; translated from the coding sequence ATGGCTGCCAGTGCGCTTGTCGCCTGGTCTGATGGCACGATTGCCCCAAGAGAACTGTCCATCAAAGACTTTTGTCTCGAAAACCTGAGCAAGCTAAACATTTTCGAGCCCCACGAGGCCAGCGATATTTTTCTGCGATACGTGCGGAGTTTGCAAGACAATCCAACGTCTGGAAAAGCTGAAGTTCTCGAAGCCATTGACAAGCTGCCCGATAACAAGCGAGATAGCGATCTGTTGATTTCAATTTGTATTGGAGTGGGCAACTGCGATTGCGATCTCAGCCAGGAAGAAGTTGACGCGATTGTTGAAGTGGGCCAACAGTTGGGGGCCAGCACTGGGGACATCCTCGCAAAGCTGGAGCAGGTCAAACCCAAGCTCGATGCCACACTCGATCCGCTCACGGGCTTGCCGCGAGATTGA
- a CDS encoding response regulator: MVKVLLVEDDPLNARVFATILKKRGGFEVVQSQDVVEILEIVAGGEISAVLMDVSLSQSTYKGESVDGIRITQLLKQNPQSQSVPVILVTAHAMRGDRELFLRESGAEGYIAKPVVDQQALVQKVEQLARASIS; the protein is encoded by the coding sequence CCGTTAAATGCCCGCGTGTTTGCCACCATTTTGAAGAAGCGGGGTGGCTTTGAGGTGGTGCAAAGTCAGGATGTAGTAGAGATTTTAGAGATTGTGGCAGGCGGCGAAATTTCTGCGGTGTTGATGGATGTATCGCTGTCTCAAAGTACCTACAAAGGGGAGTCGGTGGATGGCATTCGGATTACGCAATTGTTGAAGCAAAACCCGCAATCGCAGTCAGTGCCAGTCATTTTGGTAACGGCTCACGCCATGCGAGGCGATCGCGAGCTGTTTTTACGCGAGAGTGGCGCAGAGGGCTATATCGCCAAGCCTGTGGTGGATCAGCAGGCGTTGGTACAAAAGGTAGAACAGTTGGCTCGAGCGTCGATCTCTTGA